In Ureibacillus thermophilus, the genomic stretch TATAATTCTGAAGGTCATAAACCTTCAAAACTGAACCCAAAACGTTAATGTGTTCCGTTCAAATCCTTAGAAAGGAGGTGATCCAGCCGCACCTTCCGATACGGCTACCTTGTTACGACTTCACCCCAATCATCTGTCCCACCTTCGGCGGCTGGCTCCCGGTGGGTTACCTCACCGACTTCGGGTGTTACAGACTCTCGTGGTGTGACGGGCGGTGTGTACAAGGCCCGGGAACGTATTCACCGCAGCATGCTGATCTGCGATTACTAGCGATTCCGGCTTCATGCAGGCGAGTTGCAGCCTGCAATCCGAACTGAGAGCGGCTTTTTGGGATTCGCTCCCCCTCGCGGGTTCGCAGCCCTTTGTACCGCCCATTGTAGCACGTGTGTAGCCCAGGTCATAAGGGGCATGATGATTTGACGTCATCCCCACCTTCCTCCGTATTTGTACGGCAGTCTCCTTAGAGTGCCCAACTCAATGATGGCAACTAAGGACAAGGGTTGCGCTCGTTGCGGGACTTAACCCAACATCTCACGACACGAGCTGACGACAACCATGCACCACCTGTCACCGTGTCCCCGAAGGGAAGGCTATGTCTCCATAGCGGTCAGCGGGATGTCAAGACCTGGTAAGGTTCTTCGCGTTGCTTCGAATTAAACCACATGCTCCACCGCTTGTGCGGGCCCCCGTCAATTCCTTTGAGTTTCAGTCTTGCGACCGTACTCCCCAGGCGGAGTGCTTAATGCGTTAGCTGCAGCACTAAGGGGTGGAAACCCCCTAACACCTAGCACTCATCGTTTACGGCGTGGACTACCAGGGTATCTAATCCTGTTTGCTCCCCACGCTTTCGCGCCTCAAATTCCACTTCCCTCTCCTGCACTCAAGTCTCCCAGTTTCCAATGACCCTCCCCGGTTGAGCCGGGGGCTTTCACATCAGACTTAAGAGACCGCCTGCGCGCGCTTTACGCCCAATAATTCCGGACAACTCTTGCCACCTACGTATTACCGCGGCTGCTGGCACGTAGTTAGCCGTGGCTTTCTAGTAAGGTACCGTCAGGGCGCAGCCAGTTACTGCTGCGCTTGTTCTAGGGCATCTTGCGTGATGTGATTTCACGAACTTTATTCTTCATTCGTTTAAGGCTTTCTTTTGCGATACGAACCTTTGGCTCTTTATGATAGGTAAAGCTCAATCCTAGAAACTTACGTTTCCATGGACGGTCGACCGCTGATTTCTTTTCATTTACTTTCAGTCGTAGTTTTCCTTCAATAAATCGCTGGATACTTGCGGTGTTAGTCCCGTCCTTCATCGGCTCCTAGTGCCAAGGCATCCACCGTGCGCCCTTAATAACTTAACCTATCGGCTTCCGATGCGCTGCGCAATACTTGGTCAATTTCGCTCGTTCGCATCCTCATGTACGTTTAATGTACACTCCGGTGCTCACTCGCTCATTTCCTTGTCTTGCTTGCGCCTCGTAACCCTTTTAGTTTGCTTTTCTAATTAGAAAAGACGCAAATGCTTTACTTTCAATGTCGTTTATCCAGTTTTCAAAGAACAAATATAATTCTGAAGGTCATAAACCTTCAAAACTGAACCCAAAACGTTAATGTGTTCCGTTAAAATCCTTAGAAAGGAGGTGCGGTACGGGCACCTCCCGCCTCGCTAGAGGCTTTTCTTGGCAGTGTGAAATCAGGAACTTCGCCTCAAAAGAGGCTCCCCATCACAACTCAGCGTTTTGGGAAGCGGATTTGCCTACTTCCCCGCCTTGTTGCTTGGACACGCGCAACCAACGGCGTGCTTTCCCTATCCTCCTGCGTCCCCCCATTGCTCAAACGGCTAGAGGCTTTTCTTGGCAGTGTGAAATCAGGAACTTCGCCTCAAAAGAGGCTCCCCATCACAACTCAGCGTTATGGGAAGCGGATTTGCCTACTTCCCCGCCTTGTTGCTTGGACACGCGCAACCAACGGCGTGCTTTCCCTATCCTCCTGCGTCCCCCCATTGCTCAAACGGCGGGTAGGTGGTACAGGAATATCAACCTGTTGTCCATCGCCTACGCCTTTCGGCCTCGGCTTAGGTCCCGACTAACCCTGAGCGGACGAGCCTTCCTCAGGAAACCTTAGTCATTCGGTGGATGGGATTCTCACCCATCTTTCGCTACTCATACCGGCATTCTCACTTCTAAGCGCTCCACCAGTCCTTCCGGTCTGACTTCAGCGCACTTAGAACGCTCTCCTACCACTCGTGCGATGCACGAATCCACAGCTTCGGTGAACCGTTTAGCCCCAATACATTTTCGGCGCAGCGTCACTCGACCAGTGAGCTATTACGCACTCTTTAAATGGTGGCTGCTTCTAAGCCAACATCCTGGTTGTCTAAGCAACGCCGCACTCTTTAAATGGTGGCTGCTTCTAAGCCAACATCCTGGTTGTCTAAGCAACGCCACATCCTTTTCCACTTAACGGTTACTTTGGGACCTTAGCTGGCGGTCTGGGCTGTTTCCCTCTTGACCACGGATCTTATCACTCGTAGTCTGACTCCCGTGTATAAATAGCTGGCATTCGGAGTTTGTCTGAATTCGGTAACCCGAGGTGGGCCCCTAGTCCAAACAGTGCTCTACCTCCAGTATTCTTTACACGAGGCTAGCCCTAAAGCTATTTCGGAGAGAACCAGCTATCTCCAAGTTCGATTGGAATTTCTCCGCTACCCACACCTCATCCCCGCACTTTTCAACGTGCGTGGGTTCGGGCCTCCAGTGAGTGTTACCTCACCTTCACCCTGGACATGGGTAGATCACCTGGTTTCGGGTCTACGACCACGTACTCCTTCGCCCTATTCAGACTCGCTTTCGCTGCGGCTCCGTCTCTTCGACTTAACCTTGCACGTGATCGTAACTCGCCGGTTCATTCTACAAAAGGCACGCCATCACCCGTTAACGGGCTCTGACTACTTGTAGGCACACGGTTTCAGGTTCTCTTTCACTCCCCAAGCTTACTTACAGCTCCCCGAAGCATATCGGTGTTAGTCCCGTCCTTCATCGGCTCCTAGTGCCAAGGCATCCACCGTGCGCCCTTAATAACTTAACCTGTCGGCTTCCGATGCGCTGCGCAATACTTCGTCAATTTCGCTCGTTCGCATCCTCCTGTACGTTTAATGTACACTCCGGTGCTCACTCGCTCATTTCCTTGTCTTGCTTGCGCCTCGTAACCCTTTTAGTTTTCTTTTCTAATTAGAAAAGACGCAAGTGCTTTACTTTCAATGTCGTGTATCCAGTTTTCAAAGAACAAATATAATTCTGAAGGTCATAAACCTTCAAAACTGAACCCAAAACGTTAATGTGTTCCGTTAAAATCCTTAGAAAGGAGGTGATCCAGCCGCACCTTCCGATACGGCTACCTTGTTACGACTTCACCCCAATCATCTGTCCCACCTTCGGCGGCTGGCTATGGCAACTAAGGACAAGGGTTGCGCTCGTTGCGGGACTTAACCCAACATCTCACGACACGAGCTGACGACAACCATGCACCACCTGTCACCGCTGTCCCCGAAGGGAAGGCTATGTCTCCATAGCGGTCAGCGGGATGTCAAGACCTGGTAAGGTTCTTCGCGTTGCTTCGAATTAAACCACATGCTCCACCGCTTGTGCCCACCGCTTGTGCGGGCCCCCGTCAATTCCTTTGAGTTTCAGTCTTGCGACCGTACTCCCCAGGCGGAGTGCTTAATGCGTTAGCTGCAGCACTAAGGGGCGGAAACCCCCTAACACCTAGCACTCATCGTTTACGGCGTGGACTACCAGGGTATCTAATCCTGTTTGCTCCCCACGCTTTCGCGCCTCAGCGTCAGTTACAAGCTTTTTAATTGGTCCGCTCGACTTGCATGTATTAGGCACGCCGCCAGCGTTCGTCCTGAGCCAGGATCAAACTCTCCATAAAAGAAAATTTGATTCAGCTCAAAATTTATCTGTCTCTAATTCGCCAACGAGGGTTAACGAATTAGAATTTTAAACATTAACGTTTTGGTGTTCAGTTTTCAAGGTTCATCACTTTTTTGAAACAGCTTTTTTATTATATAACTTCCATCTGTGGTTGTCAAGAAGTTTTTAAACATTTTCCAAGATACTTTTTAAACTTTTTAATTAACTCTTTTCCGCTAAGGACATGAAATATTCTATAACGTATATTAAAATCTGTCAATCGTTTTTTCTAAAGAATTTCTTAAGTTTTTCAAATCAATTACAAATAGCATAATCCCTAATATAACAATGATTCCACCAATGATTTGTGTTGCAATCAATTTTTCTTCAAAAATAAAAAAAGCTAAAATTGATGCTCCAATTGGTTCAAATAACACTGCAATTGAAATTACATTGACACTGACCCATTTAATCGACCAATTAAACAATGAATGGCCTAATAGATTTGGAATAATGGCAAGGAGCAAAAACCAAAGCCACGTTGAATATGGATAAGGTCCGAAAGATTCTCCCCTTAAAATTACATAGAAAAACAAAGTGATTGTACTAATTGAGTATACAACCATCGTATAAGTAATTAATGATAATCTCTTTCTTACCTCTTGTCCAAATAAAAAATATCCTGTTACTAATACACAGGCAATTAGCGCTAATGTATCTCCAAATAATGCGCCGCCGCTTATCTTAAAATCTCCCCAGCTGATTAAAACACTCCCTGAAATTGCAATTATTCCAGACAAAACCACTTGCATCGTGAGGCGTTCTTTGAAAAATAAATATGTTCCTATAAAAGCAAACAACGGCTGCATCGTTACAAGAACGGTGGAACTAGCGACGGAAGTGTACTGTAATGACTCAAACCAAAGGATAAAATGAAATGCCAAAAATATCCCTGAAATAATTGAAAACAGCCAATCTCTTTGATATAACATTTTTAATTCTTGCACGTGATTTTTAAAAAACGCCGGAGCGATGATCAGCACAGAAAAAAGCATTCGGTAAAAGGCAATTGCTCCGGAATCAGCTTCTGCAAGTTTAACAAAGATCGCTGAAAAGGATATTGAGATGACACCAATAAGAATTGGTATGTATGGATGAATTGGTGGCTTTTCCATATTATGAACTCCTGTTTATATTTCTATCGTCCTTTTATTTTTACATGATTAACCATTCTGCGCAATAGAAAAGGGGGAATGAATAATGCACACTTTAAGCATGGTGATACGGCAAGAAGATTTGATGAAATTGGCCATTGCTGCACTATTAAGTTTGATTATCGGCATTGAAAGAGAATTAAAGAAAAAACCTGTAGGATTAAAAACTAGTTTAGTAATTTCAACTTTTAGCTGTTTATTAACAATCATTTCGATTGATACTGCATATAGCACCCCTCCACGGGATGAAATTAACATCACGATGGACCCATTAAGACTTGCAGCTCAAATTGTTAGCGGCATCGGTTTTTTAGGAGCTGGCGTCATTTTGAGAAGAGGCAACGACAGCATTACCGGATTAACAACAGCAGCCATCATATGGGGAGCAGCTGGAATTGGCATTGCGGTCGGCGCTGGCTTTTATTTAGAAGCGATTACTACGGTTTTCATTGTGGTTATCGGCATAAAAGTAATAGCACCATTTCTAATGAAAATTGGCCCTAAGCGAATTCGTATGCGAGAACTTTCCTTAAAAGCCCACATCACAAAAATAGAGCATATTGAAGATTTACTACATTTCATGAAAGATGAAGGAATGGTC encodes the following:
- a CDS encoding DMT family transporter, with translation MEKPPIHPYIPILIGVISISFSAIFVKLAEADSGAIAFYRMLFSVLIIAPAFFKNHVQELKMLYQRDWLFSIISGIFLAFHFILWFESLQYTSVASSTVLVTMQPLFAFIGTYLFFKERLTMQVVLSGIIAISGSVLISWGDFKISGGALFGDTLALIACVLVTGYFLFGQEVRKRLSLITYTMVVYSISTITLFFYVILRGESFGPYPYSTWLWFLLLAIIPNLLGHSLFNWSIKWVSVNVISIAVLFEPIGASILAFFIFEEKLIATQIIGGIIVILGIMLFVIDLKNLRNSLEKTIDRF
- a CDS encoding MgtC/SapB family protein yields the protein MHTLSMVIRQEDLMKLAIAALLSLIIGIERELKKKPVGLKTSLVISTFSCLLTIISIDTAYSTPPRDEINITMDPLRLAAQIVSGIGFLGAGVILRRGNDSITGLTTAAIIWGAAGIGIAVGAGFYLEAITTVFIVVIGIKVIAPFLMKIGPKRIRMRELSLKAHITKIEHIEDLLHFMKDEGMVIDNVRIAGENLNYEVDIRFSMLLKENTYAVFNTFHTLPYLQKIEIEILS